DNA from Carassius gibelio isolate Cgi1373 ecotype wild population from Czech Republic chromosome B8, carGib1.2-hapl.c, whole genome shotgun sequence:
CACCTGCGCATCCGCAGCAAGGTGAAAACACCCAGGCTTTAcactaaaaacacatttaaagtgtCTTTAACATGAGGCTGGCGggagtttgtttttttaatgaaaagaacaTATGAAGGTTCAGTGGAGTCTGGGCATATGATTTTAAATAACGGAAGTATTGCATTTTAAAAGTCCGCTTTACTTGTGGGGTTTTGTTTTATTACTACTTAACACTGTAAACTTTGTCATTGGTCTTGAATATCAATGTCACTGAAGATCAATGGGctgaaattaggattttttttgttttttgtttttttttgtcagctaAAGCTGAGCATCACATTTGAAAGCCAAGAAACATGATTCACCTCcacccccaaataaaataaatgtaagaatGGCTGGTTTATCTGGCATTTAAGATCTGTGTGTACTGTCATCGAGACCTTAGAGGGCCTCCAGGAATGAGGCTGTGACCTCACACACCGCAACCAAATGCAATGCATATATCAGTACTtagaaatgtgaatgtttttggTAGGTAATGCTGAGAAATATAGCTAGGAAAATATCTTTTGATATTTTTACGCTTTGATGTTCTAGATATTGTACAATGTACTAGTGATACTTTAATGGTTATTTGGGAGGGGGTAATAAGATTATAACAACAATTGTTAAATGCGTTTGTTAAGGAttcaaatgacaatttaaaaagaaaatgttatgaCATTGTAACACATTTTATAGCTTAATTGTGCTTGAACTGTATATACTGATGTAGTGTAGTTCTATTGTAGTCATTAATGCAGactcaaaatatttaatgtaagaGCTAATAATCAGTAAAATGgtagttttaaaaatacataatttccaTAGTTTCGGCTTTTGCTATTTATCATTGTAATTGTTTCCtgtatatgcatacatttaaCAATTCTTATAAGGAATGTAGTACTGTAAGACCCACAGTAATTATACAAatcagaggattttttttttctgcaaatcaATACCACCTGTCAGCAGCTCTATTcagtttctttacatttatatgtaaacCATCTTCCCAAAAGTTTAAAAACGTTtatgaatttttacatttttcttccaaatcttttattttttacaaaacaatagTGTTAtagcaataaacattaaaatattaataattctaacTAATATTTTGTAGTCTGTTTGAATACAGAAAACTGATCACATGTCTgatacaaataagaaaaaaagtatcTACATATTTTACTAAAACTTCTGAATGtatgaaaatgttttgtgaacatTTGTGTATTAATTGAAAAATCGGTATGCTTATGTTGTTAGTCAAACAATCTCTTTTCTCTCTTCCTCACGCATACATCAGCGTTTCCCATGGGGTGACGGCTCCAAGTCGCTCTTCCACAACCCCCACGTCAATGCCCTCCCTGACGGCTACGAGCAGCATGATCACTGAAAGCTGTCTGAAGCTCTGTCAGATGTCTCCTTCAGGGACCAGAAAGCCCTCCGTCTCCTCTCATTTCTCTGGAccactcctcttttttttttttcagtttcatagCATCAACATGTTTATCTTACCTCTGTGCTCTCCACACCTAGTGGAAGTACCTTATGGAAAGTTACATTTACTTAAGGACCACTGTATCACCTTAACTGcttaatctgaaataaataaaagtctatTTGTTAAATTATAAACCATATCAGAAGTCAAATTTTTTGAAGGGAGTGATTGAAGTAGTCAGATCCTGCTGGGATACACTGATTTGCTAGTGTTTAAATGCGGCATTATAGATATACATTATAGAAGAGAAATgcataaaagcaaaaacaaattgtTAAACGGTTAACGGTTTAATGGAGTGTGTATTCTGTCCATAGGTGCAGGAgactaaaaaaatatgcaaatattcaaatgtacattataaaaattgtgtatatatgtattgcTTCCTCAGAAATTAAAGGCTAAAATGGAGAAGGAAATGCCGTTTGTTCCTCCAGGCTCGCCGTACTATCAAGACACTCTCACATGACTTTACTCTTGTGACACATTCCTTCACAAAAACGAAATTTAATGGCATCATGAAGCATGAGATCTTATCAGTTTCCGTGTATGCTGAATATATTACTGGTATTTGGTTCCTCGTGAAATAGTTAACAGAATTCTCTAAGCGAAAATGAATCTTTAGGTGAGTGGGACTCAGTAACACAGCTGAAGTTGGGTGTCATGCTTAAAGTTTATGTAAACTTCATTCAACCCGCTGACGGTGAGTGGAAATAATAGCTGTATCTGTTCTTGTTGCACATACACAAAACATGGAGGACTTGTCTCTACATTGCGTGCTCAACCAAGCGCAAGCATACGTTGTCTAAACTGGgtatataaacaaacacaagcTACTGCTATTAATGTGGAGTATCTTTCTAAGTAAATACTAATTTCCCATTGAAACGGATAATCATCATCACATTTAAACTATATGTATTTGGCGTGTTCATCTTGACAGCAGTTGAATGAACCTCGCTAGTGAGCGATACCCAGCCTGATTTAAGAATGATCCACATCATTAACTTGATTTGAATAAGTATCTCCtgtcaaaacaaaaatatttctgaaaGTATTTACAAGgttaaatgatacatttattgGTTACTCATATTACGTTTAATGAGTGCCACAATAAaggttttatttactgtatttacacCGAGGGTTGAGGAACGAGCATGTCTACCTCTGTATTTGTACATTGACGTGTGAATTCGAGAAATTTTCTCAAGTTACTTATACGAAAATCACATACAaggcaaatacaaaatagccttcattaaaatgaaagctatgtttatttaaacattgaCTTGAGTTCTTAACGAAATGGTAAGGAGTGACGGGCATAATGTTTGACTTGAAAATGTAAGTAAAAATCTTGACAGCTTATTCCCAGGTTTGTGGTCTCAGACTGTTGGACCAGTTGCCATGCAGTGCTTTGGTTTTGTATTACCTTCCCTATTTGTTCTAAGCATAAATAACCATATTTTGTGGTATGCCAAAGATATAGGaactcactcaaaaatgaaaattagctgaaaatgtattcacccgcAGGCCATCCAAGATCCACAGATTTGGAtcaatttagcattacatcactttatCACCAATCGATCCTCTGTAGTacatgggtgccgtcagaatgagagtccaaacagcttataCAAACATCACAGCAATCCACATGTAATTCACCTGTCTCCAGTCCACATGCCAGCatcttgtgaaataaaaagctacaTTATGTTTGTAATAAAGAAACCCATACTgaaaaatattgtcattaatttctctccctcatgttgttccaaaccgtaagacctttgttcatcttttgaACCCAAATGATGTTATTTTGCATACAATGTAAGACATTTCTGACCCTACATATacagcaacgcaactgacatTTTTAAGGCCCAGAAAAGTAGTGATCCGACAtaacaaatttataaaaataaatgaacacatttattgatgtagtaaggacatcattaaaataccaagtccatgtgacatcagtggttcaaccgccattttatgaagcaacaagaatactttttgtgcacaaactaaaaataaattattactttattcaacaatttgtcacCATCTGCTGCCATTCATGTGAGTACCAtgccatgtttttgttttctttgtgcacaaaaagtattattgTAGCTTTGTTAAATTACGGTGGAACCACTAGTgttacatggactattttaacaatgtgtttactacgttcatctttggaacacaaattaagatatttttgatgaaatccaataGCTCTCTTGTGTCTGAAATCTatgatattctccaaaatggtacAATAATGTTTcggaggagaagaattgttgaataaagtcttttttttttttttgtgcaacaaAAAtggatgaaccactgatgtcacatggactctTTTGTCGATATTCTTGGTAGctttctggaccttgactgtAGGACCCTAtttatgggagggtcagagagctctcggatttcatcttaaatataataatttgtgttccaaagatgaaccaAGGCCTTATGTTTTTGGAATGATGTGAGGGTGAGcaattactttattcaacaattggtAACTGTCTGCTGCCATTCACAAGAGTTTCAtgccatttttttgttttcttcgtgcACAAAAAGTTTTCTTGTAGCTTTGTTAAATTACGATGGAACCACtgctgtcacatggactattttaacaaaaaGTCGATTATATGTTGTCCACTCTCAACAAAATCCACTGATATATTTGGTTAGAACAGTTTTAGACTGTTTGTGCTTGTGAATGGCAAATATCTATGCTTATTTCTATCCTaattcagacaagattactttttcactgtataaatcaatattatggatagaggactcgtattttagctggaagcaacagtttaatGTCAAAACactttcataatttatttcattattggaAACACCCAGCATTTCAATGTTGACAAATGGACTAGAGTTGTGTGGATCACATatggattattatgtttttatcagtggtttggactcattttgatggcacccattgtTGTGCACTGCAGCTCAGACATACAGttgatataaacataaaaataattcacaaataatGCACAACACTTCAGATTCCATATGACAGTGGACtttgatgtgagaagacaacaggggatggactttttcacaggAGTTGTTATTGTTATGGATTGTGGACTGGTAATTTGGCCAAAAGCACtggtttaaaattataaaaagtctTAATGGTGGATTAGTTTTGAAGGACTGGAGACgtctggattacttgtggattactgtgatgtttttatcagctgtttggactctcattttgatggcacccattcacttgcagAGGATCCAAGTGATGAAATgcgaaatttctccaaatctgttcagatgaagaaacaatcttaactacatcttggatggccagaaGCTgagttccttttcttttttttgtgtgaagtGTGAACAATTCTTTTAACTGGATTGCTTCTCTTTCAACAGATCACCAATGGCAGAGACAGCAACTTTGACTGATTCCAGACGGTGAGAAAATATATTAAGTGTGTAAACCTTTACAGTCGTTTTTTAAACAAAGTGATATGTTGTAGACTTTTACAGCTTGCCGTTTCCTAAGATGTCCTTTAAAAAGGCATCCCTTACAGTGTGACCCATAAGTGCGGTCATGAAGAACAGAATGCTCATTGTCCAGTGCATTATACATGTTTAGAGATGCTATGCTTAACATCAATAGAAAACCCTTCTTTATCAATTTCCTCAATTTTAACAGTAATACTGGAAGACAAGAGGCTTGGCTCAATGGCTAACTGTACTGCTCATGTGTTTTATCATATTTCCAAATGCAGCTTATTCTTCCTCTACGATAGTTCAAAGGTTCAAGAGGAGGGTGACCTGACTAGAGATGGGATTTACTATTTCTCTCCTGAGGATGTAAGACATACGTCCTGTTCATATTGatataattattaaagaaaattatttagattttgtttaaaGCATGAAGAAGCAACTGCACCTTCCAAAACACTATTCTAACACAGCTGCTTTAAAAGACGACCTTAATAATACTTCATATACATAAGCATGATGGTGTTTGTACTGTGGCAGACACCAATAGACCAACAAGAGCTGCTTTGTGGCCAGCTGGCCGGTGTGTGTCGTTGTGTATCTGAGCTGTCCTCATCTCCTGTACGTCTGCTTCGCCTGCGCAAAAGCAAATATGCAGTCCGCATGGAGGATAACTTTCTTTGGGTAAGATAATATTTTGTCTTTGGGTAATGACATTACAAAACCTAATGTCCTGGTGCCTAGTACCTCCTGACTTAAATAAAGCCAAGGCTTTGGAACAGAGCGATGCAAACTTGGTTTGACTGAAAGCAAAATTTCAGTGTGCTTTTATGGTGGTTTTACAACTCTCTTGAATGGGATCTTTCTCTGGGTTCCAGGCATTGAGCTGTGTGGCTGACATTcctgatgtgagtgtgtgtgacttaCTTGATCAGCTGATTGCCCTCTTCTGTTTCTACAATGGACCTGTGCATCACAGCTACCAGGTTCTGTTCATTGATTATGAGATTATGATCTAACCTGAATATATATTTGGAGTTTTGGCtcagtgaggttttttttttttttttttttttttaaataaataataataataatatataataataataatataaataagttCTGTTCTTTTCAAAACTTAATTCATAAAAGagtcttgacaaaaaaaaatgtatcatggccCCCACagaaattctgaataaaatatgtttcttgatcaccaaatcagtagcctatattagaatttttttctgatagatcatgtgacactgatgactggatgacgatgatgctgaaaaatcagctttggcatcttaaaatagaaaatagatatttccaaattgcaatcatattttgcaatattacatttttgttgtatttttaaaatatgtagaCATTAATTTTAAGTTCATTTTCTacctattatttaattaataataggtAGATTAATAATATTAAGTAATTAGTGGTaaatacaaaaatctgaaatattgtaATGGCAGttagctaaaataaaatttacattttcaattcaagtttaaaacggaaatgtttttaatggttttacttTGTCAGGTATAATAACCCTGCTTCATtcgacaataaaaaaaaatcttacagacctctACATTTTGAACAATATCTATTAAATGTTAATACCATATCAGACCACTTCCACATGTATGTTGTTTTACTGCACTTAACACAGTTGTACAGTAAAGAGGAGTTGGCTCTACGATGGGCCAGATATCTCTGTCACCTGCAGGGCGGCTCCACTGAGCTGCACAACATCTTCAGCTGCTTGAGGACCATTGACTCCACGCATGTAAGTATGAGTGGAATTATTCTAAAGAGATGGTAAACTTACCGTGCTTATTACATTAACGGTGtgcaacaaaacattttaaattcattcagtcagtcagtcagtcctGCAATAGCAAGCCCTGAGCAAAGCATCCTGTCCTTATGTTCATTATGAATGATTTTCCCAAGCCTGTTTTTGAATGGTCACTTCTCATTACTCCTCACTCCTCACTGCATCAGATTGACCCTCTGCTGCTGCTGAAGGCTGCTCTTATTCTTCAGGCATGTCAGCGATGTCCTTTGGTCTTGGCAGGCTGTATCCTCTACAGGGGCAGGTGAGCTTTCACTGCAAAAGAACATTTGTTTCCCATAAATGTTTATTCCAAATGGCTAAAGCAAGGCTAAATTCCAAGTGGCTTAAGCAATTTAGATAGACATGTCTCTGTTATATAGGGTGGTTAGTACTCAGATGCCGCCTGCGCTGACAGTGAAGGTGATGGCGTATGAGACGCAAACGTACAGCCAGGTACAAACAAGTTCATGGTGACTCCTGATGGTGTTTCCTGATACCGAACATATCCTTGTGTATTTTTCTTATTTCTCATTACAGGATTTCCAGGTGATGGCCAATGGCCTGAGCTCATCGGTGGGCTCACCGTCCTCTTCCACAGCTACTACACAGGTGTTCCTGATGCCCACTGAACTGCACATGCTCCGCTGCCCCCCAGTGGATAGAGCATGCAGGTACAAATCAAGAAGTGTattctgccattaattactcacactcatgtggTTCCTAAGCCAAATTAAgatcttttttattaaatttaagagCCTGCAAAGACAGCAATGTAACTGAAAATGTCTCtgctgtcacctttgatcaattcaaCATATCCATGCTTAATAAATGTGTTGATTTCTTTTGAACAGAATCTGACTCAAAACCTTTGAACAGTGGTGTCTTTAAATATTCATTGGTGTTTATATGTATTCTCATTCTTAGGTCTCACTGCAGTCAACCTTCCTGCCAACCCAGCAAGTCCCGCCTCTTGTCGCGCACTTTATCTGACACCCCAACCACAGATACTGACTCTTCAGGCTTCGATCCCACACATTGTCCCCCAACATCCTATCAGACAGTGCCATCTTCTCCTCGCTCCTCACTCTCTGATGAACTGTGTTTCAGTCCTTCTCCATCACGTGTTAACACTCCCATTAACTCCAATCTCATGAACCAATCTGAGTATTTCACTCCTGACTCACATGACCTCAGCACATCTAACGGGACCAACTTGCGTGCGGTGGAAGAAAGCTTGGCAGGCCTGAACATAAAGCAGGGTATAGATGCAAACTCGGGGTCAGAACATTCAGATCA
Protein-coding regions in this window:
- the LOC127963412 gene encoding BLOC-3 complex member HPS4 isoform X1, with the protein product MAETATLTDSRRLFFLYDSSKVQEEGDLTRDGIYYFSPEDTPIDQQELLCGQLAGVCRCVSELSSSPVRLLRLRKSKYAVRMEDNFLWALSCVADIPDVSVCDLLDQLIALFCFYNGPVHHSYQLYSKEELALRWARYLCHLQGGSTELHNIFSCLRTIDSTHIDPLLLLKAALILQACQRCPLVLAGCILYRGRVVSTQMPPALTVKVMAYETQTYSQDFQVMANGLSSSVGSPSSSTATTQVFLMPTELHMLRCPPVDRACRSHCSQPSCQPSKSRLLSRTLSDTPTTDTDSSGFDPTHCPPTSYQTVPSSPRSSLSDELCFSPSPSRVNTPINSNLMNQSEYFTPDSHDLSTSNGTNLRAVEESLAGLNIKQGIDANSGSEHSDQDIQSEEIKALANGNEQSNFLDNQSDLGNLMKSEENKLDVNNHVINKNGTFQEETEEEAKSKSKQVNRKLKKKYEPTNTPSPHESLADTSLVPSLLYQHRVKGLVLALLVEPEFNTDPSARDEVHHSSLASLNGLEAHLRNTSPGTPGPPGPYTFAHYDCIQNTLTTNVCGRSVGPQDQAFVKATKLVHSHFSRLDTLQEAIVRNASSAVYGTRTTAQETYFLQQGTPVRNSGSPDPQDSAFSLPRKARLRLLKHGVNLP
- the LOC127963412 gene encoding BLOC-3 complex member HPS4 isoform X2, giving the protein MAETATLTDSRRSKVQEEGDLTRDGIYYFSPEDTPIDQQELLCGQLAGVCRCVSELSSSPVRLLRLRKSKYAVRMEDNFLWALSCVADIPDVSVCDLLDQLIALFCFYNGPVHHSYQLYSKEELALRWARYLCHLQGGSTELHNIFSCLRTIDSTHIDPLLLLKAALILQACQRCPLVLAGCILYRGRVVSTQMPPALTVKVMAYETQTYSQDFQVMANGLSSSVGSPSSSTATTQVFLMPTELHMLRCPPVDRACRSHCSQPSCQPSKSRLLSRTLSDTPTTDTDSSGFDPTHCPPTSYQTVPSSPRSSLSDELCFSPSPSRVNTPINSNLMNQSEYFTPDSHDLSTSNGTNLRAVEESLAGLNIKQGIDANSGSEHSDQDIQSEEIKALANGNEQSNFLDNQSDLGNLMKSEENKLDVNNHVINKNGTFQEETEEEAKSKSKQVNRKLKKKYEPTNTPSPHESLADTSLVPSLLYQHRVKGLVLALLVEPEFNTDPSARDEVHHSSLASLNGLEAHLRNTSPGTPGPPGPYTFAHYDCIQNTLTTNVCGRSVGPQDQAFVKATKLVHSHFSRLDTLQEAIVRNASSAVYGTRTTAQETYFLQQGTPVRNSGSPDPQDSAFSLPRKARLRLLKHGVNLP
- the LOC127963412 gene encoding BLOC-3 complex member HPS4 isoform X3, which gives rise to MAETATLTDSRRLFFLYDSSKVQEEGDLTRDGIYYFSPEDTPIDQQELLCGQLAGVCRCVSELSSSPVRLLRLRKSKYAVRMEDNFLWALSCVADIPDLYSKEELALRWARYLCHLQGGSTELHNIFSCLRTIDSTHIDPLLLLKAALILQACQRCPLVLAGCILYRGRVVSTQMPPALTVKVMAYETQTYSQDFQVMANGLSSSVGSPSSSTATTQVFLMPTELHMLRCPPVDRACRSHCSQPSCQPSKSRLLSRTLSDTPTTDTDSSGFDPTHCPPTSYQTVPSSPRSSLSDELCFSPSPSRVNTPINSNLMNQSEYFTPDSHDLSTSNGTNLRAVEESLAGLNIKQGIDANSGSEHSDQDIQSEEIKALANGNEQSNFLDNQSDLGNLMKSEENKLDVNNHVINKNGTFQEETEEEAKSKSKQVNRKLKKKYEPTNTPSPHESLADTSLVPSLLYQHRVKGLVLALLVEPEFNTDPSARDEVHHSSLASLNGLEAHLRNTSPGTPGPPGPYTFAHYDCIQNTLTTNVCGRSVGPQDQAFVKATKLVHSHFSRLDTLQEAIVRNASSAVYGTRTTAQETYFLQQGTPVRNSGSPDPQDSAFSLPRKARLRLLKHGVNLP
- the LOC127963412 gene encoding BLOC-3 complex member HPS4 isoform X4, producing MAETATLTDSRRLFFLYDSSKVQEEGDLTRDGIYYFSPEDALSCVADIPDVSVCDLLDQLIALFCFYNGPVHHSYQLYSKEELALRWARYLCHLQGGSTELHNIFSCLRTIDSTHIDPLLLLKAALILQACQRCPLVLAGCILYRGRVVSTQMPPALTVKVMAYETQTYSQDFQVMANGLSSSVGSPSSSTATTQVFLMPTELHMLRCPPVDRACRSHCSQPSCQPSKSRLLSRTLSDTPTTDTDSSGFDPTHCPPTSYQTVPSSPRSSLSDELCFSPSPSRVNTPINSNLMNQSEYFTPDSHDLSTSNGTNLRAVEESLAGLNIKQGIDANSGSEHSDQDIQSEEIKALANGNEQSNFLDNQSDLGNLMKSEENKLDVNNHVINKNGTFQEETEEEAKSKSKQVNRKLKKKYEPTNTPSPHESLADTSLVPSLLYQHRVKGLVLALLVEPEFNTDPSARDEVHHSSLASLNGLEAHLRNTSPGTPGPPGPYTFAHYDCIQNTLTTNVCGRSVGPQDQAFVKATKLVHSHFSRLDTLQEAIVRNASSAVYGTRTTAQETYFLQQGTPVRNSGSPDPQDSAFSLPRKARLRLLKHGVNLP